Within the Desulfovibrio sp. genome, the region TCGCGGAAATGTCGCCGGCCTTTACGGTCAGTTCTGCCCCGGACAAGGCCTGGATGCCCCCAAAGCGGACCGATACGTCGCGGACTTCGAGAAGCTCAGCCACGCAAGGTCCCCTTCAACCGGCGCAGCAACACCCGGGCACCGCCCGCCAGGCCGTCCGGCATGAACATCATGCAGGCGATGAGCAGCCCGCCGTATATGAGGATGTCTATCTCCTCGAACATGCGTAAGAATTCAGGAAGCGAGGTCAGGAAAAAGGCCCCGGCCACGGCGCCCCAGATGCTGGCCATGCCGCCCAGGACCACCATGGTCAAAAGCTGCACCGAGAAATGAAACCCGAAGGACGAGGGAGCCACGAAGGTCAGGTGGTGGGCATACAGGGTGCCCGCGATCCCGGCATACACAGCCGACAGGACGAACACGAAGCGTTTGTGCTTGGCTATGTCTATGCCCATGGTCTCAGCCGCGGATTCGCTTACATGTATGGCGCGAAGCGCCCTGCCCGTACGCGAATCGATAACCCTGGTTGATATGAGCGTGGCCAGCCAGAGCATCGCGGCAACCAGGCAGTAGTAGGATTTGTCCGATGCGAACGCGTAACCGAAAAGCGAAAGCCTTGGGATGCCAACGAAGCCCGAAGGCCCTCCGGTTATGTCCACGGCCTCGTTGAACACAATCGACACGATGATGCCAAATCCCAGGGTGGCCATGGCCAGGTAATGGCCGTGGAGCTTGAGCGTGGGGATGGCGATGAGCCAGGCCACCAGCGCCGAGACGCCCACCCCGGCCAAGATGCCCACCAGGATGGGCAGACCAAGAGTGGCCGTAATCACTGCCGTGGTGTAGGCTGCCAGGCCGAAAAAGGCAGCATGGCCAAGGGACACCTGCCCCGCATAGCCCATGAGCATGTTGAGCCCCATAACGATCAGGGCGTTCAGACAGCAGAGTATAAGGACATTGATGTAGTAGTCGTTGGGCAGGGCCAGGGGCAAGAAAGCCAGGGCAGCGGCGAAGACCAGCAAACGTGCATGGCGTGTGAGCGCGCCCATGCTACACCCGATCCGACTTGGGGCCGCCGAAGAGACCGGTTGGCTTCACGAACAAGAGCACCAAGAGGACGATGAAGGCGAAGGCGTCCTTGTAGGCCGAGGAGATGAACCCAGCACCGAACGACTCCAGGACTCCGAGGATAAGGCCTCCTGCAGCCGCCCCGAAGGGATTTCCCAGCCCGCCCAGGATGCAGGCCGCGAAGCCCTTGAGTCCGAGCATCACCCCCACGTCGTACGAGGTCAGGGTGATGGGTGCGAGGATGGCTCCGCCCACGGCGCCGATGAATCCCGAGAGGCCGAATGAGAACATGGCCATGCGTTCCACGGATATCCCCATGAGCGCCGCGGCCTTGCGCTCGCAGGCGCAGGCCAGCATGGCCTTGCCGTGGATGGTTCGGCTGAAAAAGAGCTTGAGCGCCGCCAGAACCAGAAGCGTAATGAAGAGCACCCAGAGGCTCTGGGGCTGAACCGCCGCGCCCAGTATGGCCAGCGGCTTGGTGCCGGTGAAGGCAGGCAGGGCGAAGGTGTCTTTGCCCCAAATGAGCATCACTATCCCGCGCACCAATATGGATGCGCCAATGGTGATGATGACCAGGTTCACGGGAGCGGACCGGCTCACCGGGCGGATCACTGTCCGCTCAATGAGGCATCCTGCCAGGGCGCTTATCGCCACGGCCAAAAGAATGGCCAGGGGCAGCGGCGCGCCCGCTTTGAGGAAGACGACGGAAAGCATACCACCAAGCATCACGAACTCGCCTTGAGCGAAGTTGATGATGCCGGTGGTGTTGAAAATCATGGTGAAGCCAAGGGCCGTCAGCCCGTAGGTGGCCCCCACCGTGAGTCCCGACACCAGGTATTGCGGTGCGCCTGAAAGCATGTGCGAAAAAAGGGCCGGCTATCCCGGCCCATGAGTTACTTCAGTATTTTCCAGTTGCCGCCCTGCACGATGACCATCTCGAAGGCATTCTCATTCAGGCCGTTGTGGTCATTTTCCGCAAAGGAGAACACACCGCCGATGCCGGGGAACCCGGTGATCTTCTCCAGATTGGCCCGGATGGCCTCGGGTTTGGTGGAGCCGGCCATCTCAACGGCCTTGGCCACCAGTTTCAGCCCGTCCCATCCATGGCCGCCGAACGTGGAGACGTCGGCCTTGAATTTATCCTGGTACTGGCCGGTGTAGGCCATGAGCAAAGCCTTCTGGGGCTGGGAGTCGGGCAGTTGCGCGGCAACGATGAGATGCCCGGCGGGCAGCATGATCCCCTCGGAGGCTTCCCCGGCCAGCTCGATGAACTTCTTCGACGCCACACCGTGGCTCATGTACAGCGGGATCGTTATGCCAAGCTGCATGCGGTTGCGGGCCACCACGGCCGGGCCTGGGTTCGTGCCCCAGCAGATCACCGCGTCCGGAGCCGCGTCCTTTATCTTGGTGAGCTGGGCGGTCATGTCCGTGTCCTTGGGGCCGAACACCTCGTCCGCCACCAGGGTGAAGCCCTGGCCCGGGACCAGCTCCTTCAAAACTTCGCGCCCGGCCTGGCCGAAACCATCGGATACGGTCAGTATGGCGATCTTCTTGTAGCCCTTGGACTGGGCGTGTTTGAGGATACGGCCCACAGCGTGGCGGTCGGACGGGGCTACCTTGAATATCCAGGGATTGACCGGGCTCACGATCTTCTCGGCCGCGGACATGGAAACCATGGGCACCTGGGCGGCTGGAAACTTGTTCATGATGGCCAGGGTGGAGCCGGAGGTGGTGGGCCCGATCACGGCGCAGACCTGATCCTTCTTCAAAAGCTTCTCGGCAGCCAGCACGGCCTTGTTCACGTCGGACTCGTCGTCGTAAACGATGAGTTCTATGGGACGTCCCTGCACTCCGCCCTTGGCATTGATTTCTTCTTTCACCATTTCCAGGGTGTTCTTTTCCGGCTCGCCCAACACCGACGCCGGGCCAGTGACGGACACCACCGCCCCCACCTTGATGGGTTCGGCCGCGAAAGCTGGTCCATTCCAGAGGGCCAACAGGGCCAGGGCACTCAGTACGCGAAGCATCATGCGCATCCCCTTATTTGAGAAGGACGAATTTTCCACCCTCGATCTTCACCATGGCGAAACTGGACTCGGTGAGTCCGTTGTGGTCCTTGTCCGTGAAGGAGAAGACTCCGGTGGCGCTCTGGAAACCTTTGACCTTCTCCAGCCCATCGCGCAAGCCCTGAGGCGTCACAGCGCCGGAATTTTTTGCTGCTTCGTTCAAAAGCATCAGCGCGTCCCAGGCGTAGCCACCGAATGCGGACGGCACGGTGCCGAATTTTTTCGTATAGTCCCCGATGTATCCCATGAGAAGTGCCTTGAAGGGGCCCTCGGGCATCTGGGGAGCCACGATGAGCCAGCTGGCCGGCAACACCAGACCGTCGGCCGCATCCCCGGCCAGTTCGATGAATTTGTCAGCGGCCACGCCGTGGCTCATGTACAGCGGGGTCTTCATGCCAAGCTGCACCCTGTTGCGGGCCACCACGGCCGGACCAGGATTGGTGCCCCAGCAGATCACGGCCTGGGGACCGGTGGATCCGATCTTGGTGAGCTGGGGGGTCATGTCCGTGTCTTTGGGACCGTAGACCTCGTCGGCCACGAGTTCCATGCCGGCAGCGGGGATAAGCTCTTTGAGAACCTCGCGTCCGGCCTGACCGAAGCCGTCGGACACCGTGAGGATGGCGATCTTCTTGTAGCCCTGAGCCTTGGCGTGAGCGAGGATGTTGTTGACGGCCAGGCGGTCGGACTGGGCGGTCTTGAACACCCAGGGATTGACCGGACTGACGATCTTCTCAGCCGCAGCCATGGACACAAGCGGAACCTTGGCCTCGGCCACCTTTCCCAGGATGGCCAGGGTGTTGCCCGAGATGGAGGGGCCAAGCACCGCCACCACCTGGTCTTTCTTGATAAGCTTCTCAGCGGCCAGCACGGCCTTGTTCACGTCGGATTCGTCGTCGTAGACGATGACCTCGATCTTCTTTCCGCCAATGCCGCCTTTGGCGTTCATCTGGTCCTGAAGCAACATCAGGGTGTTCTTCTCAGGCTCGCCCAAAAACGAGGCCGGACCGGTGACGGAAACCACAGCACCAATCTTGACCTTTTCGGACGCCATTGAGGGGAGAACCGAAGACACCACGAGCATCAAGGCCGCAAGGGTACGCCAAGCCATATGACCAGCTCCTTCAAAGCGTTGCGGGTGGGTACGAAGAGAATATGACTAAATCGTCATTGTGTTCACCCCGGATACTGGTTGCCTGGTGATTGGTCAAGGGAACGCTAAGGCTTTGGCTGCGTTCCTGGTAAAAAATGTCCAAAAACAATATCATACCTTCATGGTATTGTTTAAAGAAAACCATATCACAATTCTGGCAACGCGAATGAAGATACGTTAGGTGCGCGCCTGCGCATCGATAGGCACCTGGGAAACCGCAACGGCGCGGCAAACGCTGAAAACCGTTTTCGGCCACCGGCAACAATGCTATGAACAGTCCATTCTCCTGAAAGGCGACACCAGATATGAAGCTTCCTAAGGCGAGTCCCTTGCACGTAAAGCACGCCGTCAAGACCGCGCTCGCGGCCGTAACCACCTACGCCCTGACTGTTCTTTTGGGACTCCCCCAGGGATATTGGGCGGTCATAAGCGTCATCATAGTCATGCAGACCAACCTCGGCGGCTCCTACCAGGCCGGGGTGAACAGAATAATCGGCACCGCCGTTGGTGCCGTGCTGGGCGCCGCAAGCGTGGCACTGTTCGGTTCCGGGGTTTTATCCCTGGGTCTCGGGGTTGGCCTCTCGATCTTTGTCTGCGCCTATTTCATCCATCTCCACGAATCTTTCCGCATGGCCGGGCTCACTGCCACCATCATCATCCTTCTCAGCCCCCTTGGGGGCACGTTCATGGACTATGCCGTGTACAGGTTCCTGGAAATCAGCATGGGTGTTGTGGTGGCCCTGGCCTTCTCCATGCTGGTCTGGCCTTCCCGGGCGGGCTGGCACCTGAAGAAGGGAGTGGTCCAGGTTCTGCACGACGAAGCGGCGCTCTATTCCATCTTGCTCTCCTGCCGCATCTCGCCAGACTGCGACCAGCAGGACGAAACCGCCGCGGTCCTGCAACTGGAGACCACCAGGGACAAAAACCACGATCTGTTGGAGGAAGCCAAGAAGGAGCCCTCGGGATTCTCAAAAAAGGACCACATCACCATTTCGCTCTACAACTTCACGGAGCGCATCGCCGAGCACCTGCTCTCCATGGAGCTGGCCGTACACCATGAGGATCTGGAGTCCCTGCACGGCATGGTAGCCAAGGAAATGGACATACTAGCCCAAACCACCATCACCGTGATGACACGGGTTGCCCTGGCCATCTCCCAGGACAGGGACCCAGGACCCATCGACGACCTCAAACGCGCGGTGGGCAACGCCGAGGACGCGTTAGGGCGCGTAAGAAAACAACATGTGCTCCCCACATACGACCTGGAGCCTGTCATGCGGTTCTTCAGCTATTACTATAATATGCGGGAGATCGCGGTAGAATTGACAGGAATGGCCGACCGGGCGGCTCTCCTGGATGAGGAAAGAGCCACTCATTCGTAGCAATACCTCTGGGAAGATCGTCTCCCTTCAGGCAGGGCTTTGTGCCGGGCGCTTTCGCACCCGCGCGCTCCCGCCTGGAACTCTCTTCCTGGTGAGAATCGGCTGCAAGCCGACCTCATGACAGGCCAGACACCATTGCCGGCAAGATCAGTCACACCATCGCCGCTTGAAGCCGTCGCTTCAATGCGACGAATGGGATGAGTCGGCGCCAGGGACCACCTCGCCGCTTCTGAAGCTCTTGCCGAGCCAGGTCTGGAAGCGGTCAAGGTACACGTAATAGACCGGGGTGAAATACAGGGTGAGCAGCTGCGAGACCATGAGCCCGCCCACCACGGCCAATCCAAGCGGCCTGCGGGCCTCGGCTCCCGCCCCGAACCCCATGGCGATGGGCAGGGTGCCCATGAGCGCGGCCATGGTGGTCATCATGATGGGTCTGAAACGCACCAGGCACCCCTGGAAAATGGCTTCGCCCGGAGTGAGGCTTTTGTCGCGTTGCGCTTCGATGGCGAAGTCGATCATCATGATGGCGTTTTTCTTCACGATGCCAATGAGCATGATGATTCCCACGAAACCGTAGATGTCCAGATCCATGCCAAAGAGCTTCAGCGTGGCCAGCGCTCCCACTCCCGCGGCCGGCAGGCCGGAGAGGATGGTCAGCGGATGGATGAAGGATTCATAGAGAATTCCAAGCACGATGTAGATGACCACAATCGAAAGGATGACCAGCACCGACATACCGGCCATTGAGGACTGGAAGGCCTGGGCCGTGCCTTCGAACTTGGTGGTGAACGACGCGGGCAGAACCTGGCGCGACACGTCCTCCACGGCCGCAACCGCCTGGCTGAGCGAGGTTCCCGGGCGCAGGTTGAAGGAAAGGGTCACCGAAGGCAGCTGTCCGGAGTGGTTCACCGAGAGCGGCCCAACGCTGAGCGTCCGCTTCACCAGCACGTCCAAGGGAACGAGTTTGCCAGTGGCGGATGAGCGTACGTAAAGACGCGACATGAGCGTGGGATCATCCCGGAACTTGGGCAGAAGCTCCATGATCACCTGGTAGGAGTTGTTGGGCGCGTAGATGGTGGACACCTGGCGCGTACCGTAGGAAGTGTACAGGGCGTCCTCTATCTGCTGCACGCTGATGCCCAAGGCCGAGGTCTTGTCGCGGTCGATCTCCAGGTACACCTGGGGGTTCTTCAGTTGCAGGTCGGAGTTGACGTCCTGGAGTATGGATACTTCCTTGAGCTTTTCCTCCAGTTCGAGCGAATACTTGAACAGGTCACCCGTATCCGGAGCCTGGAGGGTGTACTGGTAGAGGCCCTTGGTGAAGTTACCGCCCAGGCGAATCGAGGGGGGATTCTGCAAAAAGGCCATGATCCCGGGGACCTGGGCCAGTTTCGGCCTGAGCTTCTGGATGAGCTGGTCGGCACTGAGCGGCCTTTCGTGGCGGGGCTTCAACTTCATGAACATGCGTCCGGAGTTGAGCGTGGCCACGGGACCGCCCGCGCCCACCACGGACATGAACCCCTCGATATTTTCATCCTGGCCCACGATGTCCATGAGCCGCTTCTGCTTTTCAACCATGGCCGTGAAGCTGATTCCCTGTTCGGCCTCGGTGATCATGAGCACCTGGCCGATGTCCTCGCTGGGCAAAAAACCCTTGGGGATGGAGGAAAAAAGCCATCCAGTGACCACCAGCAGCGAAATCGAAAAAAGCATGGTGATGCGCCTGTGGGATATTACCCAACGGAGGCTTCTTTCATAGGCGTGGAGCACGGCTTCGAATCCACGTTCGATGAACATGTAGAGACGCCCGTGGCTTCCTCCGTGGAGAGGCTTCAGCCATTTGGAGCACAGCATGGGCGTGAGCGACAGGGAGACGAAGCCAGAGAACAGAATGGCAACGCATATGGTGACAGCGAATTCCTTAAACAGCCTGCCCACCACGCCGCCCATGAAAAGCACTGGGATGAACACCGCCGTGAGCGACAAGGTCATGGACAGGATGGTGAAACTGACTTCCTTGGCCCCTTCGTACGCGGCCTTGAGAGGCGATTTGCCCATCTCCATGTGCCGCACGATGTTCTCCAGCATGACGATGGCGTCGTCCACCACGAAGCCCACCGAGAGCGTGAGCGCCATAAGCGAGATGTTGTTCAGGCTGAATTTGAATTGGTACATGAGCGCGAAGGTGCCCATGAGCGACAGCGGCAGAGCCAATGAGGGAATGACCGTGGCCGAAAGATTCCGCAAAAACAGGAAGATGACCATGATAACCAGGGCCACTGTGAGGACCAGGGTGAACTTCACGTCCTCCACGGATTCCCTGATGGACACCGACCGGTCGATCATGACCTCCATGTTCACCGCTTCGGGAAGCTGGACCTTGAAGCCGGGCATGAGCTTCTTGACCGCATCCACCACGGCCACGGTATTGGTGCCGGGCTGGCGCATGATGGCCAGCACGAAGCCGGGTTCGCCGTTGTAGAAGTTGCGACGGCGGTCGTTCTCCACGGAATCGATGGCCCTGCCGATTTCGTTCAAGCGCACAGGAGAGCCGTTCCGGTAGGCCACGATGACCGGGCCGAAGTATTCGGCGCGCAAAAGCTGTCCCGAGGCCTGCACCGTATATTCGCGTTGCGGGCCGGACACCGTGCCCGTTGGCAGGTTGACGTTGGCCTGGCGTACGGCCGCGGCCATCTCGTCCACGCCGATGTCCCTGCTGGCCAGGGCGTCCGGGTCCAACTGCACGCGGACCGCATATTTCTGGGACCCGTACACCACCACCTGCGACACACCTGACACCATGGATATCCGCTGCGCCAGCAGGGTCTCCGCGTATTCGTTCAGGTCGGAGAGGCGCATGGTGGGCGAGGTGATGGCCAGGTAGAGAATGGGCTGGTCCGCCGGGTTCACCTTGCGGTATGTGGGCGGGGTGGTCATCTCCGGCGGGATGTCTTTTATGGCCAGAGCGATTGCCGAATTCACGTCCTGGGCCGCGGCGTCGATCTCGCGGGCAAGGTCGAACTGCAGGGTGATCTTGGTGAGTCCAAGCGTGGAGCTCGAGCTCATGGAGTCCAGACCGGCGATGGTGGAAAACTGCTTTTCGAGCGGGGTAGCAACTGAGGCGGCCATGGTCTCCGGGTTGGCCCCCGGGAAGGAGGCCGTCACCTGGATGGTGGGGAAATCGACGTTTGGCAGGTCGGACACTGGCAGTGAGATGTAGCCCATAACCCCGAAGATAAGGATGGCGCTCATGACCAGGGTGGTCATGACCGGGCGTTTGATGAAGCCGGAAGAGAGGCTCATGAGCTTTTGCCTTCCTGCGCCTGGGCCCCCTTGACCTCAACCGGGGAGTTCGGCGCCAGCCTGACGTGTCCGTCGGTGACCACTGTGTCGCCCTGGGCCAGTCCTTTGTTTATTATAGTCCGTGCGCCCACCACCCCCCCGGTTTCCACAAGCCTGAACTCGGCCGTGTTCTGCGGCGTGACCACGTAGACGAAATTGCCCTGAAGCCCGATCTGCACCGCGCTGTTGGGCACCGTGAGCACATTCTCCCTGGCGCTCAGGTTGAGCGCAACCTTGGCGAACTGGCCTGGCCACAAGCGCTTGTTCTCGTTCTTGAAAAGACCCTTGAGCTTGATGGTCCCCGTGGTTCTGTCCACGGCATTGTCCACTGACACCAGTTCTCCCTGCTCCGTCTTGGATTCGTCCGAACCCACAGAAGCCAGCACCTCCAAGGGAATTTTGCCCATGCGCGAGGCAATATCCGGCAAATGCTGCTCCGGCACGGAAAAGCTCACGTAGATGGGCTGTATCTGGTTAATCACCAGAAGGTTGCGGTCGTCGTTGGCCTTGATGACGTTGCCCACGTTGACCATTACCGTGCCCACCCTTCCCGCGAAGGGCGCCCGGATGACCGAATACTCCAACTGGAGCTTGGACTGCTCGATGGCCGCTTCCGACACCTTGATGGATGCGCGCAGGCTTTTGGCATCGGTATTGGCCTGATCGTACTGCTGCTGGCTGATCACGTCCTTGCGCTGCAGCCCGGTGTAGCGGGTCAGATCGTCCTCGGCCCTTTTGAGCAGGGCCAGGTCCTTTTCCAGTTTGCCCTGAGCATCCTTGAGTGCTGCCTGAAAGGGGCGGGAATCCAACATGAAGATCACGTCACCGGCCGCCACTTCCTGGCCGTCCCGCACCCGCTGTTCCACGATGAGCCCGCCAACCTGGGTTCTCACCGCAACGCTCTGGTAGGGTTCCACGTTCCCCACACCTGTGATGCGCACCGGGATACTGCCGGATTCCACCGTGGCCACGGAAATGGGCACGGGCCGCTTGGCCTGTCCCTTCGTGTTCTTGCCGTCCGAACACCCGCCCAACACCATCGAAAAGGCCAATATTGCGGCAACGAACACGCTCTTAATGCTCTTCATTGTTTCCTTCCTGGCGATATCCGAGAATGGCGGCAAGGCTGAACCGCAGAATATGATCTGTAAGAGAGTCGATGCCGGAGACGTCGCACTTCATATCCGGAAAAAGTGTCTCGATTATCGTGCGGGCCCGGGAGTAGTGCTGGCATTGCCCCACAACGGAGAGGGCGCAGAATCTGATGTCCTCTTCGCGCGCGCCATCACCCAAAAGCGCTCCCACAATGGCCATGAGCCGCTCCATGTTCGGCCTGATGGAAGAAAGCACCATATTGCCGAGCGCCGGGGTCGGGTCCGCCATTTCCCGGGCCATGAGCCGGGCATGCCAGAACGGACGCCCCTCCCCGAGGGTTCTGTTCAGGAACGACCGGATGAACGCGGCCAGAGCCTCTTCGGCCCGGGCTTGGCCATGAAGGCCTGATGAAGGAGGGAAGCGCCGCATTCCCTCTTGGAAGCAGTATTCCAAAAGGGCCTTGTACAGTTCTTTCTTGCCGCCGAAATGGTAGTGCACGGAAGCAACGTTGGTACCGGCCACGGCGCAGATGTCTCGAATCGTCCCGGACCTGAACCCTTTCTCGGAAAAAACCTCACCCGCAGCGTTTAACAGCCTCAGTTTGGTCTCTTCCTGATCAGGATGCATCCGTTCCCTCTCAAACAAATGTTTGAATCGGCTGTTTAGCCACATTGCCAGCAGCTGTCAAAAGGCGTATTGGCTAAGCCCCTGCGGATCTTTCATGACCGACCACACACCTGACAATCCATTCGCCGCCAAACCCTGGGCCTGCTTAGGCGTTGCCGCGACCGGGACCTTCATGGCCACCCTGGACGGAGGCATCGTCAACGTCGCCCTTCCGGTGATCGCGGACAGGTTCGGGGCGGACTTGCCCTTCGCCCAGTGGGCCATTTCCATCTATCTGCTTACCATCGCCTGTCTGCTTCCCGCCTTTGGCCGCCTGGGCGACATGAGCGGGCGCAGGACCAAGTACCGTCTGGGCTTCCTTCTCTTCGCGATCTCGTCTGCCCTGTGCGGAGCCGCCCCGGGCATGTGGTGGCTCATCGCGGGAAGAGCGATCCAGGCCATCGGCGCGGCGCTGCTTATGGCCAACGGCCCAGCCATCGTCATCATGAGCTTTCCCGGGCATCAGCGCGGACGGGCCCTGGGAATCATCGGCATGGTGGTTTCCCTTGGCTCGCTGGCTGGACCCGCATTGGGCGGCCTGCTGGTTAGCTGGCTGGGCTGGCCCTCCATCTTTTACGTCAACGTTCCCATCGGCATCCTTGGAGCCATTCTTGCCCATAAGATATTGCCCGACGACAAACGGGCGCCCGTGGGCACCTTCGATCTCTTCGGTGCAGTACAGTATGCCGTGGGCATGGTTTTCCTGCTTGTGGCCATCACCCACGGCGGACGCTGGGGATGGGCTTCCCCAGGCATCCTGGCGTGTGAATTCGTTGCCCTGGCCTCGATGGGACTTTTCCTGCGCCGCCAGGCTGTTGTGAAACACCCCATGGTGGATTTGGCCCTTTTCAGGATCCGCACGCTCGCCCTGGGGAACTTGGCCTCACTATTGGCCTTCATGGCCCTTTTGACCAATGCCGTGATGCTCCCCTTTTTCCTTGTTCGGGTTGGGAACCTGAGCGCTTACCAGGCCGGCCTGGTCATGGCCGCGCTGCCTCTGGTGATGGCCTTTGTGGCACCCATAAGCGGCTATTTTTCAGAAAAAATCAGCCACAGCCTTCTCACGGGGCTCGGCATGGCCATCACCGCCGCCGGCCTCTACTCCCAAACGCTGCTCACGGCATCCGCGGGCTTTGGGCGCTTCGCACTGGGCCAGGCGATATTGGGCCTGGGTTTTGGCATGTTCCTCTCTCCCAACAACAACGCCGTCCTGGGAAGCGCACCCACCGGCAAGAGCGGAGTGGCCGGGGCGCTCATGGCCCTGGTGCGCAACCTGGGGATGACCAGCGGCATCGCCATAGCAACCGCCATGTTCGAGGCCTATCGAAACAGGGCTCAGGCTTCAGGCTTGAGCGAACTGCTCAGCTTCAATGCAGGGTTCGATGCTGCCTTGGCCTTTGCAACCGGCCTGGCCCTGGCAGGTGTGGCCGTGAGCGTTGTCCGTGGCTGGCCATTCTCGTCCAAACCCCACTAGCCTTTTATTCCTGGCGAAATTGCTTTACGCTCATTAGGCCGCCAAGGCATCGGGAGACGCCACATGAGCCAAGACGACCCCGCCGCACGAATCACAGGCTATCTGCCTACCCTTCGCCGCCTCAAGGAAACTTCCTCCAGGCGCGAGGTGGTGGAACGCGAAATCCTCCTGGCCGTGCTTGCGGCGAACCGCGACAGGCTCTCCGAGATTCCCAACCAGGATGCTGACCAGCAGAACCTGGCAGCCACCATCGCTGTCCGAAGCGAACTCCAGCCGGCCCATGAGCACTACCAGGACTGGATCACCCAGTTCCTGGCTCTCCTCTACCAGTATGACGTCGCCGTTCGAACCGGTGCCAAGGATCAGGATAACACCCTGCTCGACCAGATTCTCAATCTGGAAACGCTTCTGTGCAAATGTTTGCAGGGGTACGTCATTTTCGCCGGAGTGGTGCGTGACGAATTCAATGACATGATCCTGGCTCGCTTCGGCGAGGCCGCGCTGGCTGACATAGACGAGATCACCCACGCCGGTTTCTCTGACGACCACTACTGGAAAGCCCTGCTCGACCGTTTTGTTTTTGGTTTCGTGAACAAGGGATATGTGGAAGCTCTTGAGAAAGAGCGCTTCAAGCTCAGCCGGGAGGGGTCGTTCGTGGCCGTGCGATTCCCTCTGGACGCATTGCTTGAGCAAATGCCCGGAACAGACAAGCAGATCGACAAGACCAGACTCCAGGCCGCATTCGAGGCCACAGGCGAAGACCCTCTTGCAATTAAGGCGGCAGCAGCCTTCTCCTTGCTGCTTGCCGGCCTTTCAAAACCCGTACTTCCGCCCAAGTCCGCCAAGACAGACTTCGACTTTCTGGGAAGGGTAGCCGCCATGGACCCCTCGTCCGGACGATTCGTTGAGGTATTCGTGGACGGACAACTCATGGACGACGAGGAAGGCTCAAGAGAGCCAGGCACTGACAGCCCCGCGCGCAAGGCCGCCCGCATAGAGGGGCGCAAGGAATTCCTGAAGAATCAGTTATTGGCTATGGCCGTGGGTGCAGCTCTCAGCATGGGGACGCTCCGTGAAGATCTGGGCAAGGCCCTTCAGGGCTTCACTCCCCGGGAACAAGAAATATTATTCGGGGTACTGGCCTCTTTCAACCCCTCCGACCTGCTTCTGGCCCACACGTTCATGCTTGAATACGCCCTGAGCAAATTCCTAACCGACAAACTGGCCGAAGAAGGCGCCAAGGTTCAAGTGAAGAGCCTGAAACAACG harbors:
- a CDS encoding branched-chain amino acid ABC transporter permease; this translates as MGALTRHARLLVFAAALAFLPLALPNDYYINVLILCCLNALIVMGLNMLMGYAGQVSLGHAAFFGLAAYTTAVITATLGLPILVGILAGVGVSALVAWLIAIPTLKLHGHYLAMATLGFGIIVSIVFNEAVDITGGPSGFVGIPRLSLFGYAFASDKSYYCLVAAMLWLATLISTRVIDSRTGRALRAIHVSESAAETMGIDIAKHKRFVFVLSAVYAGIAGTLYAHHLTFVAPSSFGFHFSVQLLTMVVLGGMASIWGAVAGAFFLTSLPEFLRMFEEIDILIYGGLLIACMMFMPDGLAGGARVLLRRLKGTLRG
- a CDS encoding branched-chain amino acid ABC transporter permease, which encodes MLSGAPQYLVSGLTVGATYGLTALGFTMIFNTTGIINFAQGEFVMLGGMLSVVFLKAGAPLPLAILLAVAISALAGCLIERTVIRPVSRSAPVNLVIITIGASILVRGIVMLIWGKDTFALPAFTGTKPLAILGAAVQPQSLWVLFITLLVLAALKLFFSRTIHGKAMLACACERKAAALMGISVERMAMFSFGLSGFIGAVGGAILAPITLTSYDVGVMLGLKGFAACILGGLGNPFGAAAGGLILGVLESFGAGFISSAYKDAFAFIVLLVLLFVKPTGLFGGPKSDRV
- a CDS encoding ABC transporter substrate-binding protein, which encodes MRMMLRVLSALALLALWNGPAFAAEPIKVGAVVSVTGPASVLGEPEKNTLEMVKEEINAKGGVQGRPIELIVYDDESDVNKAVLAAEKLLKKDQVCAVIGPTTSGSTLAIMNKFPAAQVPMVSMSAAEKIVSPVNPWIFKVAPSDRHAVGRILKHAQSKGYKKIAILTVSDGFGQAGREVLKELVPGQGFTLVADEVFGPKDTDMTAQLTKIKDAAPDAVICWGTNPGPAVVARNRMQLGITIPLYMSHGVASKKFIELAGEASEGIMLPAGHLIVAAQLPDSQPQKALLMAYTGQYQDKFKADVSTFGGHGWDGLKLVAKAVEMAGSTKPEAIRANLEKITGFPGIGGVFSFAENDHNGLNENAFEMVIVQGGNWKILK
- a CDS encoding ABC transporter substrate-binding protein, with translation MAWRTLAALMLVVSSVLPSMASEKVKIGAVVSVTGPASFLGEPEKNTLMLLQDQMNAKGGIGGKKIEVIVYDDESDVNKAVLAAEKLIKKDQVVAVLGPSISGNTLAILGKVAEAKVPLVSMAAAEKIVSPVNPWVFKTAQSDRLAVNNILAHAKAQGYKKIAILTVSDGFGQAGREVLKELIPAAGMELVADEVYGPKDTDMTPQLTKIGSTGPQAVICWGTNPGPAVVARNRVQLGMKTPLYMSHGVAADKFIELAGDAADGLVLPASWLIVAPQMPEGPFKALLMGYIGDYTKKFGTVPSAFGGYAWDALMLLNEAAKNSGAVTPQGLRDGLEKVKGFQSATGVFSFTDKDHNGLTESSFAMVKIEGGKFVLLK
- a CDS encoding FUSC family protein; translated protein: MKLPKASPLHVKHAVKTALAAVTTYALTVLLGLPQGYWAVISVIIVMQTNLGGSYQAGVNRIIGTAVGAVLGAASVALFGSGVLSLGLGVGLSIFVCAYFIHLHESFRMAGLTATIIILLSPLGGTFMDYAVYRFLEISMGVVVALAFSMLVWPSRAGWHLKKGVVQVLHDEAALYSILLSCRISPDCDQQDETAAVLQLETTRDKNHDLLEEAKKEPSGFSKKDHITISLYNFTERIAEHLLSMELAVHHEDLESLHGMVAKEMDILAQTTITVMTRVALAISQDRDPGPIDDLKRAVGNAEDALGRVRKQHVLPTYDLEPVMRFFSYYYNMREIAVELTGMADRAALLDEERATHS